The Polyodon spathula isolate WHYD16114869_AA chromosome 21, ASM1765450v1, whole genome shotgun sequence genome contains the following window.
TAGAAATCCACTCAGCAAGTCTATATGATTAAAGgatgaatgtgttattttctttaacttaaaaaaaaaaaaaaaatgtacagaagtAAATTCACAGACTGTTATGTAGAATTGTTTTGAGAAACTAGACCCtggactgtaaaaaaaacattgaaacatgcAAGTTCCACAGTTCAAAGTTAACAGCTGCAGGCTAAGCCCAAGCAATTTAATGATATACATTTAAGTTACATGTCAAATTTGTTCATAGCACGGAATGTTACATTGATTTTAAGACTGTGCCATAGGCATTTACCCAAACCTGTTGAAACGGAGGGCTTGATCTGGAATGTGACGTTCAAGATTTAGAATGCTGATACAACTCATTACATAATACTACTGATATTGACGGTCACAATACACCCACATCACTTCTGCACAGAACATTGTGCTTACCTGGTTGCTTAAGTAAGTGGTCATTGAAGGAAAACAGTTTGTAAACATgacaaatgtacaaaaaatgcTCATTCATCTAAAGTAATCATTAAATTCTATTGGACACTAAACTTAACATAATGATGTATTGGAATACTATTTGAACGATCTGACGGGCGCGAATGGTTCCTTAGGTACTCTGTGAATAGTGCTGCACTGACACCAGCTCCTCCTGCTGTTTAGAATGAACTAAAGCAAACACAGACTGAGCTGGACAAGAAGGTGAAGGCAGCAGAAACCGTTATCAACAAACTGCAGACCAACGCCACCTCCATTGAGGTAAGCAAGCACACAACCTTTGATTCACTGGTACGCACGGGGTTCTGCCTGATTGCATTTCCCGCATTCCTTTCCAATACTTCTCGATTGCATCATGCAAATGCTTTGTTCTTTACTGCTGGTATTAGAATCAGAGAATTCAAAGAATCCAGAGCCAGTGACAATGCACTATATAGGCCACCCCCATATGCATCATACAGAGGATCATTCTAAATTCCAGGGATGTACTGAACTAACTCAAGTTATCTGACAGCTCCTGGGAATAACCTGTTACCTGCACTACTGCTGGTCTGTGTGCAGATTACTATTTGTGAGTAATGAATGGCACATACTCATCACTTATCACAGAGTAGTAAGATCCTGAAACTAAGCATGCCTGTATATGGGTGtatatatctatttaaaaaaaaaacacacttgaagTGAAACACATAAGAACACCTTTTCACCAGCCATCCCCCAGATGGAAGCACTGTCTATCTTACACTGACTTGTTTCTAATAGGTATGTTATTAATCTCTGAGCCTGGTTAATGATTGTTCTCCGCTCCCTCGTTCAGAACTCAGTGCAGGAAGTGAAGGTCAGCATTGACCAGCAGTTCTCAGAGCTGCTGGAGGCTGTTGAGAAGGCTAAGAAGGAGACGATGGAGGCCCTGGACAGTGAAGAGCGCTCAGCAGTGAAGCAGGTGGAGGGCATCAGGGCACACCTCGAGCAGAAGCGTGCAGACCTCAAGAAAACCCACACCAAGATTGAGAAGATGACCAAGAACAAGAATGATGTTCCCTTCCTCCAAGTACTGCTGTGTACCTTCATAGTCTATGCCAACCTAACCTATCCTGTTGTGACTACTGGTTaaagctagggttagggttagggataacCTTTGTGAAGGGTCATTGAAATCAAAAAGGATAGTCTGTGCTTATTGTTCTGCACTAACAttgattatttcatttgttacaatagaacagtttgtgtgtgtgtgtgtgtgtgtgtgtgtgtgtgtgtgtgtgtgtgtgtgtgtgtgtgtgtgtgtatatctatctatctatctatctatctatctatctatctatctatctatctatctatctatctatatatatatatatatatatatatatatatatatatatatatatatatatatatatatatatatgcagtcaggTGTCCATAAGTATTCGGGAACCAAACCAGCCTCAACTTGATGCCACGATGCCCGTGTGTTCCAGGAgtacagcgagtggaagaagggGGTCTCCGATGACACCCTACCCAGCGTCTACATTGAGCTGAAGGACAGACTCACCTCCTTCAGCAGAGTGGTGTCTGAGACCTCGCAGGTCATTCAGGACGAGCTGCTCTCCAAATTCAAGAACAAGCTCAAAGAGCTCTGCAAagatggtgagagagagagagagagagagagagagagagagagagagagagagagagagagaggagagagagagagaggggagggagagagagagagagagagagagagagagagagagagagagagagaggagaggagagagaaagagaaaaggagagagaggagaggagaaagagagaggagaggagagaggagagagagaggagagagtggaggagCGGAGGCTGAGGAGAGGGCAGAGAGAggcggagaggaggaggagagggaggagaggaggagagcgagggaggagaggggaggaggaggagagagaggcgtGAGGAGAGCGGGAGGAGATTGGGAAGAGGGATGTGAGTGGATGAGAGAGTGAGGCAAGAGAAACTAAgatgagagaagagagagagagtgagagtgggGAGAGTGAAGAGGAGTgagtgggggggcggggggggggaggaggaaggaggagggagagagagagagagagggggagagagagagagagagagagagagagagagagagagaggagagagagagagagagagagggagagagagagagagagaggagagagagagagggggggggggagagggagagagagagagaggggagggggagagagagagagagagagagagagagagagagagagagagagagagattagaaaCCCAGTAGTTATGTTAACAACCAAGACCTGGATTTTCTGAGGATAATTGCCAATGAGTCACAGGCAAGGTatccatcagtttaaaaaaaaaaaaaacattaagatcctacttttttctttctgtgttaaTGATTgaaaaaatgtcattatttagaattttttttatatatatttcagataaaTGTGGAATTAAAACCACAGTGGCTCTAATCTGCTCCCCTAAGCACCACATATCAGCCCCTGAACCGAAGACCAGGAGCGATTTCCTACAATGTGAGTAAAAAATGTTGTATATGTCTTAAGTGAGGGAACTGTGAAATGTCATCGCATAATGCTATATGGTTTAGACATGTCTTTTAAGATTTAGAATTaaatttagaattaaaaaaaaaaaaaaaatttgaaaaatagaGGGCAATCCCTGTTTTGGTTGTCCTTTGAATGTCATGTCAAGTTTGGAACACACAATAAAACTAGCCCCATTAATACAAGCTAGTCATGGCTTTATAACAGGAATGACTTGCCTGCAATTCGCATGATAAATGCATGGCCTAAGCCAGGGGAAAAGCAAGGTGGTAATCTGTCAAATTACAGATAACGATAAAGCTCTATGATGCCTTGCTGTATTACATCAGTAACACAATGATCACTTCTTAAATGTCTTACTCAGATACCTCCCCGGTGAGCTTTGACCCTGACACAATGCACCGGTACCTGAGGCTGACAATGGACAACCACAAAGTGACTAACACCGCCCCTTGGCAGCACCAGTACCCGGACGTGCCGGAGAGGTTCGAGCACTGGCGGCAGGTGCTGTGCGTGGAGAGCTTCTACCTGGGCCGCCACTATTTCGAGGTGGATATCAGCGGAGAGGGGACCCACGTGGGGCTCACCTACAAGAGCATCGACCGCAAGGGGAAGGAGAGCACCAGCTGCATCACCGGCAACGACTTCTCCTGGTGCCTGCACTGGAGCAACAGGGACTTCTCAGCCTGGCACGGCGACTTGGAGACGCCTGTCAAGGCCGTTGGCAAGTTCACCAGGATCGGCATCTATGTAGACTACGCTCGGGGAAGCCTGGCTTTCTACGGCGTTGCTGACTCCATGACTCTAATCCACAAGTACCAGGCAGAGTTTACTGAGCCGCTCTATCCTGCCTTCTGGCTCTCCAAGAAAGAGAATGTGGTGCTGCTGGTGAGCCCCGGCGAGGTGCTTCCTCAGAAGAGCCCGTCACCCCCTCCAACCCCATCAAGTGAAGCCGGGGCGCAAACTGCACAGTACCATGTTTATCCTATTTAGCATCTTTTAGACTGACTTGATATTGTGATGAGATTGTGAAACGAGTTGCACAACCAGTGGCTTAGATCAGTGCCCCCTCTAGTGGGTCACTTTTGTATTACAGCAGGTGTCTTACATGGAAAGCCACGTAAATgtaacaaaatctttttttttttttaaattacatttccttaTATGTAATAAGTTTTTACCTATTAATTCAATATACATAACACTCACAGTTTATAGACCACTCAGTGTTAGTCTTTTATTAGTATAATCTGGTTATTATAAgcaaataatgtttaataaaaacagatcttatttttatttgatattatgGGTACCAACAATTCATGCATTTATTATATCCACTATGTATTACTAAATGTGTGGAATTGGGGTGCATGTAACGGAACATAGAAACACCTAACtcctaaataaatataaatataatgtaatgcCTTGTGGCGGGTGCCCAcccttgtgtgttttttatgttttatgtggtgtgttagtgttggtgtgtattggtgcacagggtgTAAATTGGGCTGTGTAGCACAGGtgagttaaaatatatatttgtatttaggcatggggattgcacaatcacttcacatgcagataactTGTGTATTAGTATTTGAGCACGGCTAGATATATCTGCACGTGAATTACTTTGTGACACACCAGTGCTCAAATACTAATGCTAATACCCAGCCATATGCAtgtaatgtgattttatttttaaatcctgggGATTAACAGTTGAGGCTTCTGGTATTGTGATTCAAGAAACTTCCTTagcaaatgatcttcagtggtaACGCATTGCTGTACAGTGCTGGCATACCAATAGTACAGCAATGATGCTGATCAATGCATACAAATGATCCATCAAGGTACCATGATACCACTGAGTTTGCTGCTATTGTTGGTTATGCTATGGTTTCTATGGGGTAATACACTGGAATTGTAGTGGTGgtgttttttcaatttgttatGTAATGCATCAAAGTGACTGACTCAGGTCATTGTGCTTATCCTGTTAACCTCTTGAAAAATGGGCTTCAATTTGGCTTTGTTTGTAACAATGGATTttagataggaaaaaaaaaacccactaacaATGTATTGATGTATAAAAAATAGTGTAATAATTATGATCAcaaataaaatctatttaaaacattGTCTAACTGcttacataaacacacacacacacacacacacacacacacacacacacacacacacacacacacacacacacacaaaggaaaaTCATTCCCAAAGTCAGACTTAAGGCCTGTGCTATTGTTTATTACCAccgccaaaataaataaataaaacagttattattattatttttttttaatggctgaaATGGGTGgctaaatgaatatttaaaaaactgtaacAGAGTATGTGTAATGTGTTATACTGTAGAATTATTGGTTTCAAGCAGCTGGTTTACTACATAACAAAGTCAATAATTCAGAAAGGTTTAACTCTGTTCACACACtagaatacattaaaacatatttaaaaaaaaaataagagtatTTAATCTATTGTACATAGAATACCTTTGATACAGAGAGCCAcaaccaagatggctgcctgattaGACGTCTCCATGTTAACACAGCCAGTGTTGTAGTCAAGCTGTTCAAAAAGGTTGCGCTGGTTGACACACAACACCAAAGATATACGCTTGTATTATTCCTAAAAGTTATAATAAACgattattttagttgttttaagaaaagacagactgcagttcatgcattttttattttatggataCATGATCACCGGGGTCCTTCAGGCATCAAGAAGTCAGCTCTCCTTGATGACACGTTTTCAGGAAGTGTAGTGACACAAAAATGATGAGACAGGTAAGCGTCTGCAACTTAACTGTGTATTTGTGcctttaaacttttttgtttagaTTCTTATTAAAGGAAAACGTGTGTCTAAATAACGAATGGCGTCTGTCGCCGTAGTGGCAATGGGGTTGTTATATGTGGTGTCGCCGTGgcctaaattaaaacaaagctaGCGTATCAGTTGACGGTAAGGGAAtttcaaaagcaaaataaagtagAGTAccgcattaaaataaataagtaaacgaATAAACCGTTTCAATTTTTAGTTCCTTGTTAATACTTTGGTTTATCAGGTCGTTTTGCAGTCACACTTTCTAGAGTTGATTTCACGACTTGTTTACGtgtagtagtattttaatttagtcAGTTTCTTTCAGCGTCGACGTTTATTTACTCCTTTGCACACGAGGTTCGAGTAAAATAAagcttatttcttttttattattattattttgaatgaagTGGAACAGACAACTAAacgtacattttaaattattgtgaTGATGCA
Protein-coding sequences here:
- the LOC121296483 gene encoding tripartite motif-containing protein 16-like protein, coding for MADPKPEGTYEQLKCLICSKTFTCPVNLSCRHNFCKACLEERWDKVENEDSYSCPECRHTFETRPKIQKDPLLNGMVAEPSNKEADEINTPPSEEKDKVLEQNEEVIEKKEGGTEKTDKVIEKDKVIEKKDEEEDVVCDSCIETQSRAVKSCLTCLVSYCEVHLRPHLEKSKFQNHKLVEPLRDIEGRTCEVHNMPLDLFCQEDWSCICQECIIEEHSGHKTAPSGEARKEVENELKQTQTELDKKVKAAETVINKLQTNATSIENSVQEVKVSIDQQFSELLEAVEKAKKETMEALDSEERSAVKQVEGIRAHLEQKRADLKKTHTKIEKMTKNKNDVPFLQEYSEWKKGVSDDTLPSVYIELKDRLTSFSRVVSETSQVIQDELLSKFKNKLKELCKDDKCGIKTTVALICSPKHHISAPEPKTRSDFLQYTSPVSFDPDTMHRYLRLTMDNHKVTNTAPWQHQYPDVPERFEHWRQVLCVESFYLGRHYFEVDISGEGTHVGLTYKSIDRKGKESTSCITGNDFSWCLHWSNRDFSAWHGDLETPVKAVGKFTRIGIYVDYARGSLAFYGVADSMTLIHKYQAEFTEPLYPAFWLSKKENVVLLVSPGEVLPQKSPSPPPTPSSEAGAQTAQYHVYPI